A window of the Lactuca sativa cultivar Salinas chromosome 7, Lsat_Salinas_v11, whole genome shotgun sequence genome harbors these coding sequences:
- the LOC111904227 gene encoding DNA polymerase kappa isoform X1 translates to MAKSEQSSSSSSSSMVDSAPRPWESYNTVYTNAKAGMEGVDKEKVQRIVYEMSKGSKYFENEERKEAYMKQKIENMRNHLANLKATDISHYQRVADKRIAELDTTRDLSRIWLHVDMDAFYAAVETLSNPSLKGKPMAVGSMSMISTANYEARKFGVRAAMPGFIASKLCPDLIFVPTDFKKYTYYSDLTRKVYHEYDPNFTAASLDEAYLDITKVCKERDLSGGEVAEELRENVYKATGLTCSAGVAPNRLLAKVCSDINKPNGQFVLPNDRVAIMTFISSLPIRKIGGIGKVTETILKDVFEIKTCEDLLQKSSLLFALFSPSSAEFFVSVGLGLGGTEAPNVRSRKSMSNERTFSATKDEAFFNQKLVELSEMLSADMEKEDLHGKTLTLKLKTASFEVRTRAMTLQSYIRSSKDILKHASKLLKAELPVSLRLIGLRMSHFNEDKGGSGVSDPTQRTLLNFIKSGESNKETVVDEENSDPCFEHFSEIDDQNICSLNDDHENLQVIETCCSDNNNETGPSSSSSLMWLDDYKCLVCGIELPPSFVEERQEHSDFHLAQKLQQEEESEQTYKNLSFKHRMMSQKDGGVEKGKGKKKQKHAVTNGDHIPIDAFFTKRS, encoded by the exons ATGGCGAAATCCGaacaatcatcatcatcatcatcatcttcgatGGTAGATTCAGCTCCGCGGCCATGGGAGTCTTATAACACTGTTTATACTAACGCCAAAGCAG GTATGGAAGGAGTCGATAAGGAAAAAGTGCAAAGAATAGTGTATGAAATGAGCAAAGGTTCAAAGTATTTTGAGAATGAAGAAAGAAAAGAAGCTTATATGAAACAGAAGATCGAGAACATGCGTAATCATCTTGCAAATCTAAAAGCTACTGATATATCTCATTATCAGAGG GTTGCTGATAAACGGATTGCAGAATTAGATACTACACGTGATCTGTCAAGAATCTGGTTGCATGTAGACATGGATGCTTTTTATGCAGCTGTTGAGACCTTAAGCAACCCTTCATTAAAAGGAAAACCAATGGCTGTTGGCAGCatgtccatgatctctacagctAATTACGAG GCACGAAAGTTTGGTGTTCGAGCTGCAATGCCTGGTTTCATTGCAAGTAAATTATGTCCAGACTTGATATTTGTGCCTACAGATTTCAAGAAATACACATATTACAGTGACTTAACTAGAAAAG TCTATCATGAATATGATCCAAATTTCACTGCTGCAAGTCTTGATGAAGCATACTTAGATATCACAAAAGTCTGCAAGGAAAGGGATTTATCAGGTGGAGAA gttgctgAAGAGCTTAGAGAAAATGTGTATAAAGCTACTGGATTAACATGTAGTGCTGGAGTTGCTCCAAATCGGTTACTTGCAAAAGTTTGCTCAGATATAAACAAACCAAACGGGCAGTTTGTTTTACCTAATGATCGGGTTGCTATAATGACATTTATATCCTCACTTCCTATACGAAAG ATTGGGGGAATTGGTAAAGTGACAGAAACTATCTTAAAAGATGTATTTGAGATCAAGACATGTGAAGATTTGTTGCAGAAAAGCTCCTTACTTTTTGCACTATTCTCTCCTTCATCTGCAG AGTTTTTTGTGTCTGTAGGGTTAGGACTTGGGGGAACAGAAGCACCGAATGTTAGATCACGAAAAAGTATGAGCAATGAGAGAACATTTTCTGCAACTAAAGACGAGGCCTTTTTTAATCAGAAATTAG TTGAACTTTCGGAGATGCTTTCTGCTGACATGGAGAAAGAAGATCTACATGGAAAGACACTGACACTCAAACTAAAAACCGCATCATTTGAG gtgAGAACTCGAGCGATGACTTTGCAAAGTTATATAAGGTCAAGTAAAGATATACTGAAACATGCTTCAAAGCTTCTCAAGGCTGAACTTCCTGTATCACTTAGATTAATCG gatTACGTATGTCTCATTTCAATGAAGATAAAGGTGGTAGTGGTGTATCTGATCCTACACAAAGAACtcttttgaattttataaaatctGGAGAATCTAACAAGGAAACTGTAGTTGATGAAGAGAATTCAGATCCATGTTTTGAGCATTTTTCTGAAATTGATGATCAGAATATTTGCAGTTTAAATGATGATCATGAGAATTTACAAGTTATAGAAACATGTTGTTCAGATAATAATAATGAAACAGggccttcatcatcatcatcattgatgTGGTTGGATGATTATAAGTGTTTGGTATGTGGGATTGAATTGCCtccaagttttgtggaagaaagACAAGAGCATTCTGATTTTCATCTTGCTCAAAAACTTCAACAAGAAGAAGAATCAGAACAAACTTACAAAAATCTTTCATTCAAACATAg GATGATGAGTCAGAAAGATGGTGGTGTTgagaaaggaaaaggaaagaagaagCAAAAACATGCTGTTACAAATGGTGACCATATTCCCATTGATGCATTTTTTACAAAAAGGAGTTAG
- the LOC111904227 gene encoding DNA polymerase kappa isoform X2 — translation MDAFYAAVETLSNPSLKGKPMAVGSMSMISTANYEARKFGVRAAMPGFIASKLCPDLIFVPTDFKKYTYYSDLTRKVYHEYDPNFTAASLDEAYLDITKVCKERDLSGGEVAEELRENVYKATGLTCSAGVAPNRLLAKVCSDINKPNGQFVLPNDRVAIMTFISSLPIRKIGGIGKVTETILKDVFEIKTCEDLLQKSSLLFALFSPSSAEFFVSVGLGLGGTEAPNVRSRKSMSNERTFSATKDEAFFNQKLVELSEMLSADMEKEDLHGKTLTLKLKTASFEVRTRAMTLQSYIRSSKDILKHASKLLKAELPVSLRLIGLRMSHFNEDKGGSGVSDPTQRTLLNFIKSGESNKETVVDEENSDPCFEHFSEIDDQNICSLNDDHENLQVIETCCSDNNNETGPSSSSSLMWLDDYKCLVCGIELPPSFVEERQEHSDFHLAQKLQQEEESEQTYKNLSFKHRMMSQKDGGVEKGKGKKKQKHAVTNGDHIPIDAFFTKRS, via the exons ATGGATGCTTTTTATGCAGCTGTTGAGACCTTAAGCAACCCTTCATTAAAAGGAAAACCAATGGCTGTTGGCAGCatgtccatgatctctacagctAATTACGAG GCACGAAAGTTTGGTGTTCGAGCTGCAATGCCTGGTTTCATTGCAAGTAAATTATGTCCAGACTTGATATTTGTGCCTACAGATTTCAAGAAATACACATATTACAGTGACTTAACTAGAAAAG TCTATCATGAATATGATCCAAATTTCACTGCTGCAAGTCTTGATGAAGCATACTTAGATATCACAAAAGTCTGCAAGGAAAGGGATTTATCAGGTGGAGAA gttgctgAAGAGCTTAGAGAAAATGTGTATAAAGCTACTGGATTAACATGTAGTGCTGGAGTTGCTCCAAATCGGTTACTTGCAAAAGTTTGCTCAGATATAAACAAACCAAACGGGCAGTTTGTTTTACCTAATGATCGGGTTGCTATAATGACATTTATATCCTCACTTCCTATACGAAAG ATTGGGGGAATTGGTAAAGTGACAGAAACTATCTTAAAAGATGTATTTGAGATCAAGACATGTGAAGATTTGTTGCAGAAAAGCTCCTTACTTTTTGCACTATTCTCTCCTTCATCTGCAG AGTTTTTTGTGTCTGTAGGGTTAGGACTTGGGGGAACAGAAGCACCGAATGTTAGATCACGAAAAAGTATGAGCAATGAGAGAACATTTTCTGCAACTAAAGACGAGGCCTTTTTTAATCAGAAATTAG TTGAACTTTCGGAGATGCTTTCTGCTGACATGGAGAAAGAAGATCTACATGGAAAGACACTGACACTCAAACTAAAAACCGCATCATTTGAG gtgAGAACTCGAGCGATGACTTTGCAAAGTTATATAAGGTCAAGTAAAGATATACTGAAACATGCTTCAAAGCTTCTCAAGGCTGAACTTCCTGTATCACTTAGATTAATCG gatTACGTATGTCTCATTTCAATGAAGATAAAGGTGGTAGTGGTGTATCTGATCCTACACAAAGAACtcttttgaattttataaaatctGGAGAATCTAACAAGGAAACTGTAGTTGATGAAGAGAATTCAGATCCATGTTTTGAGCATTTTTCTGAAATTGATGATCAGAATATTTGCAGTTTAAATGATGATCATGAGAATTTACAAGTTATAGAAACATGTTGTTCAGATAATAATAATGAAACAGggccttcatcatcatcatcattgatgTGGTTGGATGATTATAAGTGTTTGGTATGTGGGATTGAATTGCCtccaagttttgtggaagaaagACAAGAGCATTCTGATTTTCATCTTGCTCAAAAACTTCAACAAGAAGAAGAATCAGAACAAACTTACAAAAATCTTTCATTCAAACATAg GATGATGAGTCAGAAAGATGGTGGTGTTgagaaaggaaaaggaaagaagaagCAAAAACATGCTGTTACAAATGGTGACCATATTCCCATTGATGCATTTTTTACAAAAAGGAGTTAG
- the LOC111904228 gene encoding endo-1,4-beta-xylanase 5-like — MKTLIIIFLLPCILLLLVHAQVNDDSFDPYATLFSPYTKQEWRSYQEKKINEGRKTELTFEVSYVNGTKVRGAKLYIKQLTSDFHWGCGMTHRILNNTAYKKWFASRFTAADFHNELKWYWTEATQGQENYADPDAMIKFADEHGIIVRGHTILWDDVKYNQKWVRKLSPEQLLEAANRRVDSVVNRYKGRLIGWDVMNENLHHNFFEKRLGKNASSLFFNRVHKIDPNAVLFMNEFNTTEHVNDEYAPPVKYLRRMKKIQSFPGNSEVKMGIGLESHYGAEPIDFHYVRSSLDSLSQTGLPIWLTELDVKMDPNLKNWSGLQVIYLEEILRESFSHEAVKAMIIWTGASIDGCDVMCMADENLVNTPIGDLIDGLMEEWRTGEIEAMADFNGSCQVSVFNGGYEVKVVDPVSNASSRVSLKVDKVSIPDKMVHVQIMG, encoded by the exons ATGAAGACACTCATTATAATCTTTCTTCTTCCATGCATTTTGCTACTCCTAG TTCATGCCCAAGTCAATGATGATAGCTTTGACCCGTATGCAACGTTATTCAGTCCTTATACTAAACAAGAATGGCGATCTTATCAAGAAAAGAAGATCAATGAG GGACGAAAAACAGAGTTAACTTTCGAGGTAAGTTATGTAAATGGAACAAAAGTCAGAGGGGCAAAACTGTACATAAAGCAACTCACCTCCGATTTCCACTGGGGTTGTGGAATGACTCATAGAATCCTCAACAACACTGCTTACAAAAAATGGTTTGCTTCAAGATTCACAGCTGCAGATTTCCACAATGAGCTCAAATGGTATTGGACTGAAGCAACTCAGGGACAAGAAAACTACGCAGATCCAGACGCCATGATCAAATTTGCAGATGAACACGGGATAATCGTGAGAGGGCATACGATCTTATGGGACGATGTGAAATACAACCAAAAATGGGTGAGAAAATTATCACCTGAACAATTGTTGGAAGCAGCAAACAGAAGAGTTGATTCGGTGGTGAATCGATATAAGGGAAGGTTGATTGGTTGGGATGTGATGAACGAGAATCTGCATCATAACTTCTTCGAGAAGAGACTCGGGAAGAACGCGTCGTCGTTGTTTTTCAATCGAGTTCATAAAATTGATCCGAATGCGGTTTTGTTCATGAATGAATTTAACACCACTGAACATGTGAACGATGAATACGCTCCTCCTGTGAAATACTTGAGAAGGATGAAGAAGATTCAGTCGTTTCCGGGGAATAGCGAGGTCAAAATGGGGATAGGGTTGGAATCGCATTATGGGGCTGAGCCGATTGATTTTCATTATGTGAGAAGCTCGCTTGACTCGTTGAGTCAAACGGGTTTACCGATATGGTTGACTGAACTGGATGTTAAAATGGATCCAAACCTTAAAAATTGGAGTGGATTACAGGTGATTTATCTGGAGGAGATACTTCGGGAGTCGTTTTCACATGAAGCTGTGAAGGCGATGATTATATGGACAGGTGCGTCGATTGATGGATGTGATGTGATGTGTATGGCTGATGAGAATTTGGTGAATACGCCAATTGGGGATTTGATTGATGGGTTAATGGAAGAATGGAGAACTGGGGAGATTGAAGCTATGGCGGATTTTAATGGAAGCTGTCAAGTTTCGGTGTTTAATGGTGGGTATGAAGTCAAGGTGGTGGATCCTGTGAGTAATGCTTCTAGTCGCGTGAGTTTGAAGGTGGATAAAGTTAGCATTCCGGATAAAATGGTTCATGTTCAAATTATGGGCTAA
- the LOC111904226 gene encoding uncharacterized protein LOC111904226: protein MTFRSVFDAAFIRTEFDQAGINTQFIPSIWKYVVQNPNCEWREIPSLPSAAYSLLSSKFKPCTSVVDSVLDSIDQVTTKLLIKLQNGASVEAVIMRYDTRLGKYGGKPRPGGPRSTLCISSQVGCKMGCTFCATGSMGFKSNLSTGEIVEQLVHASRLSPIRNVVFMGMGEPLNNYNALVEAIRVMTAFPFQLSPKKITVSTVGIIHAINKLHGDLQNINLAVSLHAPVQDIRCQIMPAARAFPLEKLMNSLAEYQKKSQQKIFIEYIMLDGVNDEEQHAHQLGRLLDTFEVVINLIPFNPIGTLSKFGTSGDEKVTKFQTILRSSYNIRTTVRKQMGQDISGACGQLVINLPNKKPPTLTDIEDLHL from the exons ATGACGTTTCGATCTGTGTTCGATGCTGCCTTCATTAGAACTGAATTCGATCAAGCTGGAATCAATACTCAGTTCATCCCTTCAATTTGGAA ATATGTCGTACAGAATCCTAATTGTGAATGGCGAGAGATTCCTTCATTGCCTTCCGCAGCTTACTCGTTACTTTCTTCCAAGTTCAAACCCTGCACTTCTGTCGTCGACTCCGTTCTCGACTCCATTGATCAAGTCACCACCAAGCTCCTCATCAAGTTGCAG AATGGAGCATCGGTAGAAGCTGTGATTATGAGATACGATACTCGTTTAGGGAAATATGGAGGCAAGCCTCGTCCTGGTGGTCCAAGATCTACCTTATGCATATCCTCACAG GTTGGATGCAAAATGGGCTGCACATTCTGTGCAACTGGAAGTATGGGATTCAAGAGCAACCTCTCAACAGGAGAGATTGTAGAACAATTAGTACATGCTTCTAGATTATCACCCATTCGCAATGTTGTTTTCATG GGAATGGGAGAGCCATTAAACAACTACAATGCTTTAGTTGAAGCTATTCGAGTAATGACAGCATTCCCTTTTCAGCTTTCACCCAAGAAAATTACTGTCTCAACG GTTGGAATAATTCATGCAATAAACAAGCTTCATGGTGACTTACAAAATATAAACCTAGCAGTGTCTCTTCATGCACCAGTTCAAGATATTCGGTGCCAGATAATGCCTGCAGCTCGGGCTTTTCCTTTAGAAAAACTAATGAATTCTCTAGCAgaatatcaaaagaaaag TCAGCAAAAGATTTTCATTGAGTACATAATGCTGGATGGTGTGAATGATGAGGAGCAGCATGCCCACCAGCTTGGTAGATTGCTTGACACATTTGAAGTG GTGATAAATTTGATACCTTTTAATCCAATTGGGACACTTAGTAAATTTGGGACTAGTGGAGATGAAAAAGTCACAAAGTTTCAAACAATTTTAAGGAGTAGTTATAATATACGAACTACTGTTAGAAAGCAAATGGGACAAGATATAAGTGGTGCATGTGGACAGCTTGTCATTAATTTGCCCAACAAGAAACCTCCTACATTAACCGACATTGAAGATCTTCATCTTTAA